The following coding sequences lie in one Stenotrophomonas rhizophila genomic window:
- a CDS encoding endonuclease/exonuclease/phosphatase family protein produces the protein MHPYRAWLRRGMAGLLASAALLAGVALAAEPVAVTPAPAPSASAAPGMSMVTFNLHHDREDWPARRKVILRELQALRPDAIALQEVIQKPHVRNQAAWLARKLGYDYQFVSTDPPGRFKRYGNALLTRRPVLARNDHLLAPLADYRTVAHLRIDVDGQPVNVYATHLNERSDDSGSRIRGEQVADLLKFIATTSGTAPVVIAGDFNALVDAGDLSALRNHYGDSFGSVHVNNELAQVSTLNRHYYEAPSRIDHIFFQQDRLLAREARILFDQPYAEGRWASDHYGVWTRLQFAPSPGSPAATTP, from the coding sequence ATGCATCCTTATCGCGCGTGGCTTCGCCGTGGCATGGCCGGGCTGCTGGCATCGGCGGCCTTGCTGGCCGGTGTCGCCCTGGCTGCCGAACCCGTCGCCGTCACCCCGGCACCCGCGCCGTCGGCCAGTGCTGCGCCGGGCATGAGCATGGTCACCTTCAACCTGCACCACGACCGCGAAGACTGGCCTGCGCGGCGCAAGGTGATCCTGCGCGAACTGCAGGCGCTGCGCCCCGATGCGATTGCCCTGCAGGAAGTGATCCAGAAGCCGCACGTGCGCAACCAGGCCGCGTGGTTGGCGCGCAAGCTCGGCTACGACTACCAGTTCGTCTCCACCGATCCGCCCGGCCGCTTCAAGCGGTATGGCAATGCGCTGCTGACCCGGCGCCCGGTGCTGGCGCGCAATGACCACCTGCTGGCACCGCTGGCCGACTACCGCACGGTGGCGCACCTGCGCATCGATGTCGACGGCCAGCCGGTCAACGTCTATGCCACGCATCTGAACGAGCGTTCCGATGACAGCGGCAGCCGCATCCGCGGCGAGCAGGTGGCCGACCTGTTGAAATTCATTGCGACCACCTCGGGCACGGCGCCGGTGGTGATCGCCGGTGACTTCAACGCGCTGGTGGATGCGGGCGATCTGAGCGCGCTGCGCAACCACTACGGCGACAGCTTCGGCAGCGTGCACGTCAACAATGAACTGGCCCAGGTGAGCACGCTCAACCGGCACTACTACGAAGCCCCGTCGCGCATCGACCACATTTTCTTCCAGCAGGACCGCCTGCTCGCGCGCGAGGCGCGGATCCTGTTCGACCAGCCTTACGCCGAAGGGCGCTGGGCGTCGGACCACTACGGTGTATGGACGCGCCTGCAGTTCGCGCCCAGCCCGGGCAGCCCGGCCGCCACCACGCCCTGA
- a CDS encoding carbohydrate ABC transporter permease, whose translation MSREIGQSRWHAWWVNGGLTVLALVSLAPLLWMLSVSFMPTGEAAHFPPPLLPSSVTTANYHELFARTGMGNNFVNSLGVSLAITLGSLLLNTMAGYAFAKLRFAGRERIFQVLLAALVIPAQVAMLPLFLLMKQLGLVNSFGGVIVPALASVFGIFLVRQYARSIPDELLEAARIDGAGEMRIFFQIVLPMLKPVLVTLSIFTFMGAWNDFMWPLIVLTDQEHYTLPVALATLSREHIMDVEMMMAGAVVTVVPVLLLFLALQRYYIQGLLLGSVKG comes from the coding sequence ATGAGTCGTGAAATCGGCCAGTCGCGCTGGCATGCATGGTGGGTCAACGGTGGCTTGACGGTACTGGCGCTGGTCAGCCTGGCGCCGCTGCTGTGGATGCTGTCGGTGTCGTTCATGCCCACCGGCGAGGCGGCGCATTTCCCGCCGCCGCTGCTGCCGTCCTCGGTGACCACCGCGAACTACCACGAGCTGTTCGCGCGCACCGGCATGGGCAACAACTTCGTCAACAGCCTGGGCGTGTCGCTGGCGATCACGCTGGGGTCGCTGCTGCTCAACACCATGGCCGGCTATGCGTTCGCCAAGCTGCGTTTCGCCGGCCGCGAGCGCATCTTCCAGGTGCTGCTGGCCGCGCTGGTGATCCCGGCGCAGGTGGCCATGCTGCCGCTGTTCCTGCTGATGAAGCAGCTGGGCCTGGTCAACAGCTTCGGCGGGGTGATCGTGCCGGCGCTGGCCAGCGTGTTCGGCATCTTCCTGGTGCGCCAGTACGCGCGCTCGATTCCCGATGAGCTGCTGGAAGCGGCGCGCATCGACGGGGCAGGGGAGATGCGGATCTTCTTCCAGATCGTGCTGCCGATGCTCAAGCCGGTTCTGGTCACCCTGTCGATCTTCACCTTCATGGGCGCGTGGAACGATTTCATGTGGCCGTTGATCGTGTTGACCGACCAGGAGCACTACACTTTGCCGGTCGCCCTGGCCACCCTGTCGCGCGAACACATCATGGACGTGGAAATGATGATGGCCGGCGCGGTGGTCACGGTGGTTCCGGTGCTGCTGCTGTTCCTGGCATTGCAGCGTTACTACATCCAAGGTCTGCTGCTGGGGAGTGTCAAAGGGTGA
- a CDS encoding discoidin domain-containing protein, whose protein sequence is MAAPAAAPAPLPAPKVLDSFDDMTPWKLVVSDQVSGSLRSVVGSGGGRALCVDYDFHDVSGYVGIRRELGIEYPANYQFGLQLRGDSPANDLQFKLIDASGDNVWWVNRPGYTFPKAWSTVQYRARQIDKAWGPGKDPTLARSAAVEFTIYSKVGGKGTVCFDRLTLQGLPPMDTSALTPSVIADTATALQSRIADGKPDTVWISGGVADQTISLDLHKVREFGGAVIQWLPGLEATRYVVRTSQDGRSWKEVREVVGGGGDRDWLALPDTEARYLRFDLKGGPSWRYGIRDISLKPLDFAATPNDFVRSVGADLPRGSVPRGFSGEQPYWTLLGLDGGREQALIGEDGALEVAKASFSVEPFVQVDGKQLLSWADVASSQSLQDDYLPIASVDWRHDKAALKVTGFVQGTPDKAQLVGRYTLRNPDKVAHDYTLALAVRPWQVNPPTQFLNTVGGVSRIDNLSVEATDVEVNGSPRLYPAQAPDSTFATTFDGKLDVVHLASGKLPGTTEVRDPTGLASGALLYRWRLEPGQSREVAIVLPQTGSWTMPKDFDAAKAQQAVASMWRTKLDQVTLQVPAAGKPLADTLRTALAHMLISRIGPSIQPGTRSYSRSWIRDGAMISEGLLRMGRSDAVREYVTWYAPHQFDNGKVPCCVDPRGSDPVPENDSHGELIFNIAEYWRYTGDSTFLEVMWPHVQGAYSYMEQLRLSERTEENRARNPAFYGMMPVSISHEGYSAKPMHSYWDNFWALRGYKDAATIASTLGKVDAMQISASRDQFRDDLQASLLAAVALHKIDYLPGAAELGDFDATSTTIALAPGGEQGRLPQPYLDNTFERYWKQFEERRDGKREWKDYTPYEWRNVAAFVRLGWRDRAWQATEFFFKDRAPQAWNQWAEVVSHTPRKPFFVGDLPHAWVASDFVRSALDMFAYSRDVDDSLVLAAGVPTRWLEGKGVAIKGLRTPNGQLSYALSRSDKQLVLDLSAGLVPPQGGVVLPWPYSGEPGNTTVNGEPAQWVNGELRITQVPARVEIDVPSSVRRAERKAQ, encoded by the coding sequence CTGGCGGCCCCGGCCGCCGCGCCGGCCCCGTTGCCGGCACCGAAGGTGCTGGACAGTTTCGACGACATGACGCCCTGGAAGCTGGTCGTGTCCGACCAGGTCAGCGGCTCGCTGCGCAGCGTGGTCGGCAGTGGCGGCGGGCGCGCGCTGTGCGTGGACTACGACTTCCACGATGTGTCCGGTTACGTGGGCATCCGCCGCGAGCTGGGCATCGAGTACCCGGCCAACTACCAGTTCGGCCTGCAGCTGCGCGGCGACTCGCCGGCCAACGACCTGCAGTTCAAGCTGATCGACGCCAGCGGCGACAACGTGTGGTGGGTCAACCGGCCCGGCTACACCTTCCCCAAGGCGTGGAGCACGGTGCAGTACCGCGCGCGCCAGATCGACAAGGCCTGGGGCCCGGGCAAGGACCCCACGCTGGCGCGCAGCGCCGCGGTCGAGTTCACCATTTACAGCAAGGTCGGCGGCAAAGGCACGGTCTGTTTTGACCGCCTCACCCTGCAGGGCCTGCCGCCGATGGATACCTCGGCACTGACGCCGTCGGTGATTGCCGATACCGCCACCGCACTGCAGAGCCGCATTGCCGATGGCAAGCCGGACACGGTGTGGATCAGCGGCGGCGTGGCCGACCAGACCATCAGCCTGGACCTGCACAAGGTGCGGGAGTTCGGCGGTGCGGTGATCCAGTGGCTGCCCGGCCTGGAGGCCACGCGCTACGTGGTGCGTACCTCGCAGGACGGACGCAGCTGGAAGGAAGTGCGCGAAGTGGTGGGCGGCGGCGGCGACCGCGACTGGCTGGCACTGCCCGATACCGAAGCGCGCTACCTGCGCTTCGACCTCAAGGGCGGCCCGAGCTGGCGCTACGGCATCCGTGACATCAGCCTGAAGCCGCTCGATTTTGCGGCCACCCCCAACGATTTCGTGCGTTCGGTGGGCGCCGACCTGCCGCGTGGATCGGTGCCGCGCGGGTTCAGTGGCGAGCAGCCGTACTGGACCCTGCTGGGCCTGGACGGCGGCCGCGAACAGGCGTTGATCGGTGAGGACGGTGCGCTGGAAGTGGCCAAGGCCAGCTTCAGCGTGGAGCCGTTCGTGCAGGTGGACGGCAAGCAGCTGCTCAGCTGGGCCGACGTGGCCAGCAGCCAGTCGCTGCAGGACGATTACCTGCCCATCGCCAGCGTCGACTGGCGCCACGACAAGGCCGCGTTGAAGGTCACCGGGTTCGTGCAGGGCACCCCGGACAAGGCGCAGCTGGTGGGGCGCTACACGCTGCGCAACCCCGACAAAGTGGCCCACGACTACACCCTGGCGCTGGCCGTGCGGCCGTGGCAGGTGAACCCGCCCACGCAGTTCCTCAACACCGTCGGCGGCGTCAGCCGGATCGACAACCTGTCGGTGGAAGCCACCGACGTGGAGGTCAACGGCAGCCCGCGCCTGTACCCGGCGCAGGCCCCGGACAGCACGTTTGCCACCACCTTCGACGGCAAGCTGGACGTGGTCCACCTGGCCAGCGGCAAGCTGCCGGGCACCACCGAAGTGCGCGACCCGACCGGGCTGGCCAGCGGTGCGCTGCTGTACCGCTGGCGGCTGGAGCCGGGCCAGAGCCGCGAGGTGGCCATCGTGCTGCCGCAGACCGGCAGCTGGACCATGCCCAAGGACTTCGATGCGGCCAAGGCCCAGCAGGCCGTGGCCTCGATGTGGCGGACCAAGCTGGACCAGGTGACCTTGCAGGTGCCCGCCGCCGGCAAGCCGCTTGCCGACACCCTGCGTACCGCGCTGGCACACATGTTGATCTCGCGGATCGGGCCGAGCATCCAGCCGGGCACGCGCTCGTACTCGCGCAGCTGGATCCGCGACGGCGCGATGATTTCCGAAGGCCTGCTGCGCATGGGCCGCAGCGACGCGGTGCGCGAGTACGTCACCTGGTATGCCCCGCACCAGTTCGACAATGGCAAGGTGCCGTGCTGCGTCGATCCGCGCGGCAGCGACCCGGTGCCGGAAAACGACAGCCACGGCGAGTTGATCTTCAACATCGCCGAGTACTGGCGCTACACCGGTGACAGCACCTTCCTGGAGGTGATGTGGCCGCACGTGCAGGGCGCCTACAGCTACATGGAGCAGCTGCGCCTGAGCGAGCGCACCGAGGAGAACCGCGCGCGCAACCCGGCCTTCTACGGGATGATGCCGGTGTCGATCAGCCACGAAGGTTATTCGGCCAAGCCGATGCATTCGTACTGGGACAACTTCTGGGCGCTGCGCGGCTACAAGGACGCGGCCACCATCGCCAGCACGCTGGGCAAGGTGGACGCCATGCAGATCAGCGCGTCGCGCGACCAGTTCCGTGACGACCTGCAGGCCTCGCTGCTGGCCGCCGTGGCCCTGCACAAGATCGACTACCTGCCCGGCGCGGCCGAGCTGGGCGACTTCGACGCCACCTCCACCACCATCGCGCTGGCCCCGGGCGGCGAGCAGGGCCGTCTGCCGCAGCCGTACCTGGACAACACGTTCGAGCGTTACTGGAAGCAGTTCGAGGAACGCCGCGACGGCAAGCGCGAGTGGAAGGACTACACCCCGTACGAGTGGCGCAACGTGGCCGCGTTCGTGCGCCTGGGCTGGCGCGACCGCGCCTGGCAGGCCACCGAGTTCTTCTTCAAGGACCGTGCCCCGCAGGCCTGGAACCAATGGGCCGAAGTGGTCTCGCACACGCCGCGCAAGCCGTTCTTCGTCGGTGACCTGCCGCATGCCTGGGTTGCCTCGGACTTCGTGCGCTCGGCGCTGGACATGTTTGCCTACAGCCGCGACGTCGACGACAGCCTGGTGCTGGCCGCCGGCGTGCCGACGCGGTGGCTGGAAGGGAAGGGCGTGGCGATCAAGGGCCTGCGCACCCCGAACGGCCAGCTGAGCTACGCGCTCAGCCGCAGCGACAAGCAGCTGGTGCTGGACCTGTCGGCCGGGCTCGTGCCGCCGCAGGGCGGGGTGGTCCTGCCGTGGCCCTACAGTGGCGAACCCGGTAACACCACCGTCAACGGCGAACCGGCGCAGTGGGTGAACGGCGAGCTGCGCATCACCCAGGTGCCGGCGCGGGTCGAGATCGACGTGCCGTCGTCGGTGCGCCGCGCCGAGCGGAAGGCACAGTGA
- a CDS encoding sugar ABC transporter substrate-binding protein, giving the protein MSLVLLLVGSLLLSACRKEPEGVTVRFWAMGREAEVVTGLIKEFEAENPGIHVDVQNIPWTAAHEKLLTAFAADGLPDVCQLGNTWIPEFAELNTLVPLQPYVAQSKVVDPADYFQGIWDTNVVHDELVGVPWYVDTRLLYYRKDLLAQAGYDHPPRTWAEWNEMMAAIKKMQGPKRYAVLMPINEFEQQLSFALQQPDPLLRDADTRGNFSSPGFRKTLGFYENMFAQDWAPRMSETQISNVWDEFFRGFNVFYLSGPWNIREFKKLQPKELEGKWGTAALPGPDGPGAGIAGGTSLVIFRSSQQKEASWKLIEFLSRPAIQERFHSIIGDLPPRRSTWEYPSLANDPLAQPFRDQLERVKPTPKVLEWERIVQEMRIITEQVVRGGLDQDVAVKELDKRVDKVLAKRRWMHERDAQEKAAGSGVHSSAVATGAAQ; this is encoded by the coding sequence TTGAGCCTGGTGTTGCTGCTGGTTGGCAGCCTGTTGTTGAGTGCCTGCCGGAAAGAGCCGGAAGGGGTGACGGTACGATTCTGGGCGATGGGCCGCGAGGCCGAAGTGGTCACCGGCCTGATCAAGGAGTTCGAGGCGGAAAACCCCGGCATCCACGTCGATGTGCAGAACATTCCGTGGACGGCCGCGCACGAAAAGCTGCTGACTGCATTCGCCGCCGACGGTCTGCCCGATGTGTGCCAGCTGGGCAACACCTGGATCCCCGAGTTCGCCGAACTCAACACCCTGGTGCCGCTGCAGCCTTACGTGGCGCAGTCCAAGGTGGTGGACCCGGCCGACTACTTCCAGGGCATCTGGGACACCAACGTGGTGCATGACGAGCTGGTCGGCGTGCCGTGGTACGTGGACACGCGCCTTCTGTACTACCGCAAGGACCTGCTGGCCCAGGCCGGCTACGACCACCCCCCGCGCACCTGGGCGGAGTGGAACGAGATGATGGCCGCCATCAAGAAGATGCAGGGCCCCAAGCGCTACGCGGTGCTGATGCCGATCAACGAATTCGAGCAGCAGCTGTCGTTCGCGTTGCAGCAGCCCGACCCGCTGCTGCGCGATGCCGATACCCGCGGCAACTTCAGCAGCCCCGGCTTCCGCAAGACCCTGGGCTTCTACGAAAACATGTTCGCCCAGGACTGGGCGCCGCGCATGTCCGAAACCCAGATCTCCAACGTGTGGGATGAGTTCTTCCGCGGCTTCAACGTGTTCTACCTGTCCGGCCCGTGGAACATCCGTGAGTTCAAGAAGCTGCAGCCCAAGGAACTGGAAGGCAAGTGGGGCACCGCCGCACTGCCGGGCCCGGACGGTCCGGGCGCCGGTATCGCCGGTGGCACCAGCCTGGTGATCTTCCGTTCCTCGCAGCAGAAGGAAGCGTCGTGGAAGCTGATCGAGTTCCTGTCGCGCCCGGCGATCCAGGAGCGCTTCCATTCCATCATCGGCGACCTGCCGCCGCGGCGCAGCACCTGGGAATATCCCTCGCTGGCCAACGACCCGCTGGCGCAGCCGTTCCGCGACCAGCTGGAACGCGTCAAGCCCACGCCCAAGGTGCTGGAGTGGGAACGTATCGTGCAGGAAATGCGGATCATCACCGAACAGGTGGTGCGTGGTGGCCTTGATCAGGATGTGGCAGTGAAGGAACTGGACAAGCGCGTGGACAAGGTCCTCGCCAAGCGCCGTTGGATGCATGAGCGCGATGCACAGGAAAAGGCCGCCGGTTCGGGCGTGCATTCCAGTGCGGTGGCCACGGGAGCGGCGCAATGA
- a CDS encoding carbohydrate ABC transporter permease → MKQRSLAGWLFAGPAILVIGVFFGLPVFSALALSITDFDLYALADGGNLRFVGLGNYIDLLQTPMFWKSLWNTTYFVIVGVPMSIGVSLGAAILLNAPAARFKALFRTALFAPVVTTLVAVAVIWRYLFHTSYGLVNYGLGHIGINPIDWLGDPNWAMPTIMLFAVWKNFGYNMVIFLAGLQAIPHDLYEAARIDGASRWKQFLHITLPMLGPVLLVVGVITVSGYFQLFAEPYVMTRGDPLQSTVSVLYFMFEEGFKWWNLGRASAVAFLLFLIILAVTSVMLRFGRKRQLV, encoded by the coding sequence ATGAAGCAGCGTTCGCTTGCCGGCTGGCTGTTCGCCGGCCCGGCCATCCTGGTGATCGGTGTGTTCTTCGGCCTGCCGGTGTTCTCGGCGCTGGCCCTGAGCATCACCGATTTCGATCTGTACGCCCTGGCCGACGGCGGCAACCTGCGCTTTGTCGGGCTGGGCAACTACATCGACCTGCTGCAGACCCCGATGTTCTGGAAGTCGCTGTGGAACACCACCTACTTCGTGATCGTCGGCGTGCCGATGTCGATCGGCGTATCGCTGGGTGCGGCGATCCTGCTCAACGCCCCGGCGGCGCGTTTCAAGGCGCTGTTCCGTACCGCATTGTTCGCCCCGGTAGTCACCACCCTGGTGGCGGTGGCGGTGATCTGGCGTTACCTGTTCCACACCAGCTACGGCCTGGTGAACTACGGTCTGGGCCACATCGGGATCAACCCGATCGACTGGCTGGGCGATCCCAACTGGGCCATGCCGACCATCATGCTGTTCGCGGTGTGGAAGAACTTCGGCTACAACATGGTGATCTTCCTGGCCGGCCTGCAGGCGATCCCGCATGACCTGTACGAGGCCGCGCGCATCGACGGCGCCTCGCGCTGGAAGCAGTTCCTGCACATCACCCTGCCGATGCTCGGCCCGGTGCTGCTGGTGGTGGGCGTGATTACCGTGTCCGGCTACTTCCAGCTGTTCGCCGAACCCTACGTGATGACCCGTGGCGACCCACTGCAGAGCACCGTCAGCGTGCTGTACTTCATGTTCGAAGAAGGCTTCAAGTGGTGGAACCTGGGCCGCGCCTCCGCGGTGGCGTTCCTGCTGTTCCTGATCATCCTGGCGGTAACCAGCGTCATGCTGCGTTTCGGCCGCAAGAGGCAGTTGGTATGA